From Gottschalkiaceae bacterium SANA:
GAAGTTGTTAAAGCTTTCCAAAGAATTGAACGGCAAGGTGGTAACCAATGATTACAATCTAAATAAGCTTGCACAATTTCAAGGGGTAGAGGTGTTGAATGTCAATGAGTTGGCCAATGCCGTTAAACCGATTGTTTTGCCGGGTGAAATGATGACAGCATTGATTATCAAAGAAGGAAAAGAAGCCAATCAAGGCGTTGCATATTTGGATGATGGTACCATGATTGTTGTTGAAAATGGACGACAATGGGTGGGACAGACCATTACTGTATCCGTTACCAGTGTTTTACAGACTGCGGCGGGCCGAATGATTTTTGCAAAAAGAAATCATCATTAGTGGTTCGATTTTATCGAACCACTTTTTTATGGAGGAAATAGAGAACCATGAGTTATGAAGGCAAGTTTATTTCTGCGGTTATACCTGCAGCGGGAATGGGCACACGGATGGAACATGATATGAATAAAATATTTATCATTATGGAGAATCGCCCCATCTTGGCGCATACCTTGGAAGCCTTTCAGAAATGTGAGGAAGTTGATGAGATTGTGGTTGTGGCGAAAGAGGAAGAATTGCCGTATATGCAGGCGGAATTCCAATTGGAATATCCATTTTCGAAGGTGAGAGCGGTTGTTGCTGGAGGGGAAACACGGCAGGATTCGGTGTTTAATGGATTGATGTCGGTGGATCCGGCGTGTGATATCGTTTTGATTCATGACGGTGCACGTCCTTTTGTCAATCAGCGGCTCATTCTTGACAGTATTAAAGGGGTGATTGAATATGGCGCTTGCGTTGTAGGCGTACCCGTGAAAGATACGATCAAGGTAATTGACCCGGAACGAAAGATTCGATACACGCCCCAGAGAAAGAGTCTTTGGACTGTACAAACTCCACAGAGTTTTGTCTATGAGTTTATTGTGGATGCTCATTTGCGTGCACAAGATGAAGAGATTAAGGCAACAGATGACAGTTCGCTGGTGGAACAGCTGGGCTATCCGGTTCATATGGTGATGGGAAATTATGATAATATTAAGATTACCACCCCGGAGGATTTGAAGTTTGCCAAGGCAATTTTATGGAATTGGAAATAACCCAGCGGAAGCTGGGTTTTTTTGTTTGGTTTTTTTGGGATTTTGTTTGGAATTATTTGGCGGGATGGTATGGTTCGTGGTATACTTTGGTTGTGAGAAAAGGTTTTCATTGGAAAATACGCCAAAATTGCCCGAACTTGGATGGTATGTTTCGGTTTGGCATGAGACTTGCAATAGTATGAGGTGGAGGGAATCATGAAAGAACGGATTCGACAAATTATCGCAACTGAAGACATGAAAAATCCCTTAAGTGATCAAGCGATTGCTAAATTATTGGGGGTACGCCGAGAATTGGTAACCCTGACACGAAAAGAAATGGGTGTATTAAATTCAAGAGCCCGACGAGAACGAATTTTGGCGAAACGAATGACTGAGATTATGGAAGAAAAAGAGAGTCTTTCGGAGCGTGATTTGACAGATCGGTTGAAGGCGGAAGGCTTTCAAGTATCTCGTCAAAGTGTGAGAACCCTGAAGGGAAAGCTTGATCAGCTAAACATTGAAGATGAGCTGTCAATTGGCAATGAAACGAAGCCCAATCTTTCAAAGCAAAATAGATCGAACCCAGTTGCTGCTGCAGATGTTGCCTTTAATACGTTGATT
This genomic window contains:
- the ispD gene encoding 2-C-methyl-D-erythritol 4-phosphate cytidylyltransferase, with amino-acid sequence MSYEGKFISAVIPAAGMGTRMEHDMNKIFIIMENRPILAHTLEAFQKCEEVDEIVVVAKEEELPYMQAEFQLEYPFSKVRAVVAGGETRQDSVFNGLMSVDPACDIVLIHDGARPFVNQRLILDSIKGVIEYGACVVGVPVKDTIKVIDPERKIRYTPQRKSLWTVQTPQSFVYEFIVDAHLRAQDEEIKATDDSSLVEQLGYPVHMVMGNYDNIKITTPEDLKFAKAILWNWK